The Coriobacteriia bacterium region CTTGTCGAAGAGCCACTCGTTGCGCGGGTGGTTCACGCGCGCGTAGACCGTGCCGCCCTCGAGCACCTTGGTGAGCATGGCCACCACGAGGTTGTCCTCGTCGTCGCCTGTGACCGCGATGACCATCTCGGCATCGCCGGTCCCCGCGCTCTCGAGCACCGAGGGCTCGCACGCGTCGCCGGTCAGGGTCTCCACTTCGGGCAGCGCCGCGCGCAGGTACTCGACCCGCTCGGCGCGCTGTTCGATCAGCGTGACCGCGTGCTTCTTGTACAGCCGCTCGGCGAGGTACTCTCCGGTCTTGCCGCCGCCGACGATGACGACCTTCATCTTCGGCCTCCTATTCCAGCCCCAGGAGCTTCTTGAGCTCCGGGAGCGCGTCGCGGGTCACGGTGATCTTCAGGCGGTCGCCCTTGTGAAGCTCGGTCCGCGGCTCGGGCAGCATGGCCACGCCGTCGCGGACGAGCGTGGTCACGTGGAACTTGCCGGGGTAGGCCACGTCGTTGATGGTGCGACCGGTGAGATGCGTGGTGGCCTCGGCAGTGATGACCACGACCTCGCCGCCGCCGAAGGTCGCCACGGTCTTGAGGTCCGGCTCGAGGATGCTTGCGAGCAGCATGTTGCTCGACCAGTTCACGCTCGAGATCGTGGGGATGCCGAAGCGCTTGTAGATGACCGCGCGCCGCGGGTCGTAGATGCGCGCCACCACGCACGGCACGTTGAAGCGCTCGCGCGCGACGCGTGCGCTCACGATGTTGGAGTTGTCGCCGCTCGTGACCGCCGCGTAGGCGTCGGCTTTCTCGATGCCTGCCTTCACCAACGTGTCGCGGTCGAAGACCTCGCCGGCGATGCGCCGTCCGCGGATGTCGGCCCCCGCGATGGAGAACGACTTCTCGCTGCGGTCGATGACCGCGACCGAGTGACCGCGCTCCTCGAGCATCGATGCGAGGTACCGCCCGACGCGCCCGTACCCTCCGATGACGACGTGCATGCGCAGCTCCTGAAAGCCGAGGCGGGTCTCCCCGCCAACCGAGGTGTGGGTACTCATGCTAGTACCTCTCACCCGCCGAGGCCACACCGCACGACCCCTCGGCCGGCGTCTCAGCTGAAGAGCAGCACCATGTAGCCCGCGTAGAGCGCGAGGAAGACGCCGCCTTCGATGCGCCCGATCCGCCCGCGGACGAGCAGCAACAGCGCAAGCGTCACGCACACGCCGAGCATCACCCACACGTCGAGCGAGGCCATATGCGCGGCCACGCCGATGGGACGCACGAGCGCTGCGATGCCGAGGATGCCGAGGATGTTGAAGATGTTGCTGCCCACGACGTTGCCGACCGCCACGTCGGCATGCCCGCGCGCCGCGGCCATCACGCTTGTCGCCAGCTCGGGCAGCGATGTGCCGACCGCCACGAGCGACAGCCCGATGATCGCCTCGGACACGCCGTAGGTGCGGGCGATATCCGTCGCGCCGGTGATGAGCAACTGCGAGCCGATGACGAGCGCCCCGAGCCCGAGTGCGAGGTAGCCGATCCCGGCACCGATCGATCCCGGCCCGGTGAACTCCTCGGCCTCATGCTCGTGAAGCTCCCTCGAAGGTTGCGTCCCGGAAAGCTCGGTGCGGTAGGAGTAGGTGACGAACGCGGCGAGCGCCACGAGCAGCACCGCGCCCGCAACGCGGCCAATCTCGCCGGTGAGCGCGATGAGCGCGAGTGCGAGGGCGGCAGCGAGCATGACGCCCGTGTCGCGGCGCAGCGCCTCCGGCTTAACGATGATCGGTGCGATGACCGCCGAGGCGCCAAGCACGCCGAGGACGTTGAAGATGTTGCTGCCCACGACGTTGCCCACGGCGATGTCTGAGCTGCCCCTGAGCGCGGCGCCTAGGCTCACCACAAGCTCCGGTGCCGAGGTGCACCATGCCACCACGGTCATGCCGATGAGCAGCGGCGAGAGCCCGAAGCGGCGGGAGACGGCGACGGCGCCGCGGACGAGGAACTCGCCGCCGCCGAACAGCAGCGCGAATCCTCCGACCGCAGCGAGGTACATCATGCCCGATCACTCGTCCTTCCACCCGCCGGCCGCCATGAGTTCGGCGTGCGTGCCCTGCTCGACGATTGCGCCCTCGTTCATCACCAGGATGAGGCCCGCATCCCGAATCGTCGAGAGGCGATGCGCAGCTCGTGCGGCCGTGCATGAGCTCGCTCTCGATCTTCCCCGGGCTGTTGCGGGTATATCCACCCAGGGGCAGGGGGCCGCAGCTGCAGGCGAGGGGAGCTGCCGGTGGATCCATCGCGTGCACAACTGCTCGAGCGGTTCAAGCGTCTCGGGTTCGTCTTCGTCATGGTGCCCGCGCTTATCGTGGCCGCCGTGGTCGTGGTCGGCATCCGGCAGGTCCAGATCATGAGTTATGGCCGCA contains the following coding sequences:
- a CDS encoding TrkA family potassium uptake protein — its product is MSTHTSVGGETRLGFQELRMHVVIGGYGRVGRYLASMLEERGHSVAVIDRSEKSFSIAGADIRGRRIAGEVFDRDTLVKAGIEKADAYAAVTSGDNSNIVSARVARERFNVPCVVARIYDPRRAVIYKRFGIPTISSVNWSSNMLLASILEPDLKTVATFGGGEVVVITAEATTHLTGRTINDVAYPGKFHVTTLVRDGVAMLPEPRTELHKGDRLKITVTRDALPELKKLLGLE
- a CDS encoding calcium/sodium antiporter, with amino-acid sequence MMYLAAVGGFALLFGGGEFLVRGAVAVSRRFGLSPLLIGMTVVAWCTSAPELVVSLGAALRGSSDIAVGNVVGSNIFNVLGVLGASAVIAPIIVKPEALRRDTGVMLAAALALALIALTGEIGRVAGAVLLVALAAFVTYSYRTELSGTQPSRELHEHEAEEFTGPGSIGAGIGYLALGLGALVIGSQLLITGATDIARTYGVSEAIIGLSLVAVGTSLPELATSVMAAARGHADVAVGNVVGSNIFNILGILGIAALVRPIGVAAHMASLDVWVMLGVCVTLALLLLVRGRIGRIEGGVFLALYAGYMVLLFS